The segment CAGCTTCTTTCTATTCTTGATAAGAATCTTTTAAACCACCGACTACCGCTTCTCTTTATCACTTTTAtccatttttttcatttattataaaattattttaaacggGTATAATTTCCCTTCATTTATCCATCTGTTAGTAATACATACACTTTTTCATAATGTTGCAGGGAAGAGGTTCATCTTCTTCTGAGAAACAGCTAGATGCTAAGGTAcccaaacaataaaataaaaaaccccAATCTTCTTTTGGTTCTTAATACTTCTAACAATGAGTTAAATATGTTTCATATTGTTTCTTTATTTCAGACACTAAGACGTTTAGCTCAAAACAGAGAAGCTGCAAGAAAAAGCCGTCTTAGAAAGAAGGTTATATAACATGGAAAAAGATGACATGCGGAAACATTTGcatgtgtttttttttaaataattttttgttaAGGTGACTGTAAACTAATTAAGAAACTAGTTTTGTTTTGATATTGTTAAACAGGCTTACGTTCAGCAACTAGAATCAAGTAGAATAAAGCTAGCTCAACTTGAACAAGATCTGCAGAGAACAAGATCCCaggttttcttttgatttttactACTTCCTTTTTTCTCTTTTCTAATTCCTATGATTGTGGGCTTATATATATGAGCTTAGATCTCTGGGTTTTGTGTGATAGGGATTTTTCGTGGGTGGGTGTGCTGCTGCTTTCGGAAATATCAGCTCAGGTAAGTTTCTAAGAAGATTAGTTAATTTTGTGCTATTCTTTTACCAAAAAAGGACTTCATCATTTACGTCCTTACTATAATTTTGCCccatattttaatatgattattttattaatttaatggcaattttcacaacttttactttATGGTTGCTATTTATTTTCAATTACTCAAAGTTTTAGTCGATTTTGGAAATTTGTTAAAGAAAACTGATCTGATTTAATTTAACTGTTCCATCAAAAACTAAGACAATCCTCTTTTATGAAACACAAAGAACTCAAAGTTGGGGTTGTCTTCGTGTAGGAGCTGCAATGTTTGACATGGAATATTCAAGATGGTTAGAAGATGATCACAGGCACTTGTCGGAGCTTAGAACTGGGTTACATGCTCACCTTCCCGACACCGATCTTCAGACCATCGTCGACGGTTACATTTCACATTATGATAAAATTTTCCGGTTGAAAGAAGCAGCTGCAAAATCCGATGTTTTACACCTTATAACCGGGATGTGGATGACGCCGGTGGAGCGCTGCTTTGTTTGGATAGGTGATTTTAGGCCCTCTGAGCTCATCAAGGTTTGAACTTCCCAAatctactcttttttttttaatatcttcCACGTAAATTAAGATTCTTTAATTAACAATGCATATTTGCTAAAATGGGTTGGGGAATAACTGGTCAGATGCTAGTATCACAACTAGACCCATTAACAGAACATCAAGTGATGGGGATTTGCAATCTCCAACATTCTTCACAACAAGCAGAAGAGGCACTCACCCTAGGCCTTGAACAGCTCTACCACTCTCTAATCGACTCCATTGCTGGTGGTCCGGTCATCCACGAAATGCAACAAATGGCTGTTGCCTTAAGCAAGCTTGCCAATCTCGAAGGCTTCCTTCACCAGGTATTTCCTACTCATATTACCACCACTAAACCCTATGTTGCCCGCACACGAGAGTGCAAGTACACGATATTCTATTACGTAGTTCAATTGCTCCTTTAttgtccatttcatttcatttatttattttgttttgaagatatttcattttagtttttataataataacacATATACAATAATATATTATACGTTACATCTTTCTTCATTTGCGCCGCAACTTTTTGCTATATATGCGGGAAAGGTGAAGAATTTAATCGCTTACATTGTATGTATTCATTTAAATTTGGCCGATTAATTATTATGGATTTCGTTTTGACATCAGTGTTCATATATACGggtgaaaattttatttaataaatttatttataaatataaaattaacttcTGGCCGAAAAgataaagttaaaatattaaaagtcaagtattttaagtttaaattttattatataaataattttagaatttatataaaagtattttaaaatattttagtgataatatttattattttgtaaaaaattaattttgataatattttaatcaaattcaAAGAGTGATATCAATTTAAATAAACACTTAAAAAATAGTAAATATAGATGAATTTAGAGTAATATTTAATggattttgaatttaaatttcaatatatttaGTTCCGTGGATTacgttatttttatataaaaaaattatggttttatgtttttttttccctttaattAAACTGCCTAATTACTCTTTGCCACGTCTATGGCGAGCCTTCTTTCTGTTTTGTttgtattttatgggtaattatACATGTAAAAGAAGCTCATTGATAATGATATCTGTTGAAAGCTATGGATTTGATGATATCCTTTTTAATCTATAAATATTTCTATCAAAAAGTGGTTTGATAGTGATGtatgtatgatgaaataaaaaCCCTCCTTttagcaattttttttttatgattggcTGAAATTTTGAAGAGGAATGTATAGATTCGCAATACTGAATTAGGTAAATATACATTTTGGTATCTGAATTTGGTCATAATGTTTAATTTGGTACTTAGGATTTTTTTTAGGTTTAATTAGGTACCTAATTAAACTTGGCCTAAGGTTCAATTTGGTACTTAAAACTTTTTTTAATCCAATTAGGTACTTGAGCTGGCTTTTTGGTTTAAATTGATTCAAATAACGAAGTACTAATTTGGATTAAAAAGTCAAATTCATATGCCAATTTGAACCAAAAAATTAAATTCAGGTGTCTAACtagatcaaaataaattttaagtaccaaattgaatattaaaGTCAAATTTAAGTACACCTAAAATGAAATTCaagtaaaaaaatttatatttagccAACTAAACTCATTGATTAGTATTTTTAAAAagatacaaaattttaaatattcgTGCAATAATTGAATTGGCATGTATATCTTCTGGCATTGCGGTAAGAGCTCTTTAAATTTTGTTGGTTGTGCATTTTTTTTCTTCGGTTGGATGGACGAGTTAATCTTGCTCATTTATTCCATTTTTGTTTGATTTAATGAATTAAACTAGCTCATAACTGTAGGCTGATAATTTAAGACAGCAAATTCTTCACCAATTGCCTCGGATATTGACCGTTAGACAAACAGCTCGATGTTTTTTGGTGATCGGAGAGTATAATCAACGATTACAAGCACTTAGTTCTCTTTGGACATCCCATGGACCTCCTGAGTAAgatcttatttttattatcatttatttaatattcaaataatagGAATGAAAAGTTTTTAAGGgaccgaaattaaattatattctaGTTTATAATTTTagataattaaatcaaatttttattatttttaaaaaattaaagtataattttattttattaaattttaaaattttaaaatttttaaaggatgtatatatataattttttactttAAGGGGCGGAACGACGCAAGTCACCCTGCGCCCGTGAAATTAATATAGAACGATTTCCAGTAAAAGGAAAGGCAAACTCTTATTCATGGTTTTCTTGACATCCAAAATATTAACTTGATTTTGTGTATGTTTCTTTTCCCTTTactataatttaatttatgtgtAATTAAATGTAATATTGTTACTCTTTTTATCATTTCAAATGATGTAGGGTCTTGATCAGTGATGACCATTCATGCCAAACAACAGACTTGCAGATGGTGCAACAATCACAGAATCATTTCTCAAACTTttgatgaaaaaagaaaagaaaagaaatggagATTCCAATTAGGCAGCCAATGAATAAGCAGTAAGAGTCATGTAATTTGACAAGGAACATGCCATATGTAGGCatgcaaaatgaaaatttatgaaagctACTTAATTTAGATGAGGTAAGTTTTTAAATCCtttgtaaaaattaattttaatgtgCATTATggaactattttttattattttatttatttttaatgatgTATACAATATAATATAGCACTCTTGCTCAATGGCTCTTAAATGATGTAAAAGGCTAAAAATTAAAGGGAGAAAAAGGATTGAGCGAGAGAAAGAGAGAACGGCGGAACGTGTTGTCTTCTTGAAATGACTTCACATTATCCCAAAACAACATTATTATTAATCAATTCCTTCAATAAAAGTACGGTGGGAAACAAGTAAAGCAATAGGAAAATGTGTTCAATAGAAGCTTTAGTAATAAAGATAAAAGTTGAGATTTTAAAGTGTTTACTAGATTTCCTTAGTTATATTTAATAACAActatttaaatatgttttatattttaggtaaataattaaaactaaattaaataatatattatattatataaatatttttttattttattcaacaaCAAAATACCAAATAATAAAAACATGTCATGTGACAGGTTTTTATTGACATTTTATATGTAAGGTAAAATGAGAtgaatttgatattttaattttatatttgacAAAAATTCTAAGTACTTAAGTA is part of the Gossypium arboreum isolate Shixiya-1 chromosome 5, ASM2569848v2, whole genome shotgun sequence genome and harbors:
- the LOC108450417 gene encoding transcription factor TGA9-like, which encodes MENHRIGKTGLTNSGPSSNYHHHAVLHGMNAPISSNFIHQNGPAFGFGELEEAIVPHGVELTNDEAKAPAVFTRSRPSSAALEMLPSNWSLRFQQTPRGSWNSRGESTDSVSSSAVNTLPSNQLQPESPISQKASSSADHHQLFNHKPLQQQQLEMASDISSLNQSAAQEKGRGSSSSEKQLDAKTLRRLAQNREAARKSRLRKKAYVQQLESSRIKLAQLEQDLQRTRSQGFFVGGCAAAFGNISSGAAMFDMEYSRWLEDDHRHLSELRTGLHAHLPDTDLQTIVDGYISHYDKIFRLKEAAAKSDVLHLITGMWMTPVERCFVWIGDFRPSELIKMLVSQLDPLTEHQVMGICNLQHSSQQAEEALTLGLEQLYHSLIDSIAGGPVIHEMQQMAVALSKLANLEGFLHQADNLRQQILHQLPRILTVRQTARCFLVIGEYNQRLQALSSLWTSHGPPEVLISDDHSCQTTDLQMVQQSQNHFSNF